One Plasmodium malariae genome assembly, chromosome: 3 genomic window, CTTTTTTCCACTTCGATTTTCTTCCCCTACTATAAGTCTTTCAACAAATTGTCCACTTGCGCCTGTAAGTTTGTTATAGTTTCGTCcaatctttttattttcttggTATCATTGTCTTCTCCCTTGTTGTTTTCTTTGCCCTTTTGTTCTTTGCCCTTTCGTTCTTTTCTCCTTTGTCCTATGGTCCCTTCTGTTTTTCCCACCTGTTCTGTACTTCCCACTGCTTGACCCATTTGACACTTCATCTGAGTTATTATATTGCTGTTGAGATCCCGgaagaatttaattttttcttgtatttgcattttttcattatttttagcTTTTATAGACTTATCAATGGAACGAAGAAACGATTccatttctttattttgatttttaatttcatttattttgtcattaacattttttactacttttttcttttgttcaaaattatttagaTATTTATATTGCAGCTCAATTAGCGcgttattataaatatttgacTCATATGATAACTGTGAGTAGAGAATGTATAAGAGCTCGTTTTTTAGACTAtcacttatgtatatatcatttGCAAATATATCcactattttataatatatatgactgTTATAGTCATACAATGTGTCTACAACGAAATCTATTGTTTCGTTGAATAATCCTTCGTTGGAATGTTGAACATTGTTTAGAACACCATTTTGAATACCGTTTATGTTCCTATGTAATTCATCGTTTATATAATGATCTGCATAGTAGTAGACGCTATTATTGTAATCGCTATGGTCTGAATTGAAGATATACCTTGCACCTTCTCTCTGTTCACTCTGTCTTTCTAATTTCTCTTCTATGAATGAATCTTGTATATAGCTCcatattttctttgttttcaAATTAATACAATAATGATGATTGTACTTGGCACTATGTATCTTAGCATGACTCTTTTGATATCTCCCGCATCCTATATTCGAACAAATCAAACATAACCATATATCGTCCGTGTTATTACAGTGCTTGCATTTTAACGTGGTCATTAGTTCGTtcacttttaatattttgcgtattttattttcctttttttttgagagTCCTTTGTAGTGTGTTTGGTGAGAGGGGGTGCCAATCGGTGCGTCTATCGGATCTACTTTTTTCTGTTGTGCTTCTCTCTGATCCACTTCTCTCTGTTGTGCTTCTCTCGGATCTACTTTTCTCTGTTGTGCTTCTCTCGAATCTACTTCTCTCTGTTGTGCTTCTCTCGAATCTACTTTTCTCTGTTGTGCTTCTCTCGGATCTACTTCTCTCTGTTGTGCTTCTCTCGGATCTACTTTTTTCTGTTGTGCTTCTCTCTGATCCACTTCTCTCTGTTGTGCTTCTCTCGAATCTACTTTTCTCTGTTGTGCTTCTCTCTGATCCACTTCTCTCTGTTGTGCTTCTCTCGGATCTACTTCTCTCTGTTGTGCTTCTCTCGGATCTACTTTTTTATGTTGTGTTTCTTCCTGGGGAGGCTTCCCTTCGCCCCCTAGGCATGTTCGAAGCATTACGTTATTGTCGTTCTCACCACCGCCCAGATAAAGGTCCTTTGTCATTTCAGCCAAAGAGTAGCTACTAATCAGCCTCGAAAcaatatcataaaaaaagatcATAGTACACACGTTGCATGACAGATTGATAAACTCATAATAGTTatcatttcttcttttaatatagttccattttttatttcttgttaatataaaatacatttcaTTATCTAGCCGTTCTATACATATTAGGCAGGTAGATATGCATACATTTGAATCTACAATAATGGTACTGAGGAAATTTTCATAATCGTTTATGTCGAAAAGATGTGTACTGGAAATGTCATTCAACGAATCTCTTTCATTCAATATGTTATTGTTTGTAAaacttttttccttttcactTCCTCTTGCTATTTCACTTCCTCTTGCTATTTCACTTCCTCTTGCTATTTCACTTCCTCTTGCTATTTCACTTCCTCTTGCTATTTCTCTTCCTCCTTCTCCTTCTCTTCCTTCTTCTCCTTCTCTTCCTTCTTCTCCTTCTCTTCCTCTTCtctcttcttcttccttCTCTTCCTTCTTCTCCTTCTCTCCTCCTTCTCCTTCTCTTCCTTCTTCTCCTTCTCTCTCCTTCTTCTCTCCTTCTTCTCTTCTCCTTCTCCTTCTCTTCCTTCTCCTCTCTTCTCTTCCTCTCTTCCTTCTTCTCCTTCTCTTCCTCCTTCTCCTTCTCTTCCTCCTTCTCCTTctccttctctttttttttttttttttttttttttttttcttggcTATACaaatttcatcattttttctaTCTACAAAAGTGCCATCAGTATGTGAATCGTGGGAATCTCTTCCCCTGATATCCTCTATTTTGTAGCTATAGCATTCCACATTTTCGTTCTTTTTGACATGACTATCCAGTATTGCATCTCCCCTATTTGGTTTATTATTCAGTTCGCCCCTCCTTCCACGACTTTCCTCGGGGTTTACCCTGCTGATTAGTTCGATGCTTACATCGGTACTTACATTTCTGCACACGTTCTGGTTTATGTTACCGCCGATCTCAGAGTAGTCCTCCTTTTTTACTGAAGCACCTAACGTACAAGTGTGTGTCTGTTCTTTCGTGGAGCAGTCAGTATTTATCTCCTTAGAATCATATGCATTCTgaactatataatatacgGAGTTAACAAATACGAAGTATATATAccaattttcaaaaatatgataattaaaattagatgtttgcattttcttcttttccttcATCCATaactttaaatttttacaatgaaaatttttataaaacatatctGCATATATCTGTGTtttgaatataattaatacagAGTAacattctattattttttttttttttaaatttttcattacaatattatacatctttttgtacatgtgtatacgTTCTTCTATATTGTATGAAGACTTATcattatatcctttttttcgCTGTTTTCCATTTCCATCTATCATATTAGAAGTGGTATATCTTAACAGAGCACTAGATTTTCCATTATTCGCTTCATTACGCCTTTTGAATGagtatttatttctttctgttatgaaattatttgtaGTACATTCACTCAGGTCTGTGTGTAAGGAAGCGCTCGTTAAATAGTTAGACTCCCCATCATATAATCTATTAACTATACATTCTGATGGTACATAATCATCACAGCTGTTCATATAGAGACGGTTTGATAACTCCACTGAACACCTTCTCGCTGTACCATTTACCATTTTAGAGTAACTTTGCATTCCTTCCTGTGAGTTGGGGAATTCCTGTGAAGAACTGCCCCCTCGTCGTTCCTCA contains:
- the PmUG01_03028700 gene encoding ubiquitin carboxyl-terminal hydrolase, putative is translated as MFHLIIYTEENVSNVKQFLTYFENIYDHNGIKLSKQCTDKSNLEYDDNKIDSWLFKEKVDNKKTKEKVDNKKTKEKVDSKKTKEKDNIELMYHLYVSRRKIHYYTSNFLQLYINNASNLDLYLIEKDEEPSLDDINGAGNMIGSSHIENNGNCNDDVNGRANGGGSGGGSGGGSGGGSGGGRINGGGNSNGRKKEKKEKRVSKEDQWRNCDPVNDYTPVEINLPLHRSHMLFLLTLPMYFSFYDFFSLIHDYFDFIVQVKIFYVKSKFSFLKKNVLLLPFDDTSHFSKGGMVVPPFLNYVHSGYSSYGSFIDKGKEKFINGEDQKNEKKMKIKNNQEKGKNKREKTETKIRPRVSRNIEEAEDKREDHSKNENNFSYNNLYDNVNEFMGHRYNLNNSSSDKYPLEGEEKGRQNNFNKKREKHLRRGFSSSGGSCGLSGISNRSSSRSSSSSSSSRSSSRSSSRSSSRSSSRSSSRSSSSSSSSSDDRSGGCTDEERRGGSSSQEFPNSQEGMQSYSKMVNGTARRCSVELSNRLYMNSCDDYVPSECIVNRLYDGESNYLTSASLHTDLSECTTNNFITERNKYSFKRRNEANNGKSSALLRYTTSNMIDGNGKQRKKGYNDKSSYNIEERIHMYKKMYNIVMKNLKKKKIIECYSVLIIFKTQIYADMFYKNFHCKNLKLWMKEKKKMQTSNFNYHIFENWYIYFVFVNSVYYIVQNAYDSKEINTDCSTKEQTHTCTLGASVKKEDYSEIGGNINQNVCRNVSTDVSIELISRVNPEESRGRRGELNNKPNRGDAILDSHVKKNENVECYSYKIEDIRGRDSHDSHTDGTFVDRKNDEICIAKKKKKKKKKKKRRRRRRRKRRRRRKRRRRRKRGREERRRKRRRRRREEGEKKEREGEEGREGEGGEKEKKEEKEEEERRGREGEEGREGEEGREGEGGREIARGSEIARGSEIARGSEIARGSEIARGSEKEKSFTNNNILNERDSLNDISSTHLFDINDYENFLSTIIVDSNVCISTCLICIERLDNEMYFILTRNKKWNYIKRRNDNYYEFINLSCNVCTMIFFYDIVSRLISSYSLAEMTKDLYLGGGENDNNVMLRTCLGGEGKPPQEETQHKKVDPREAQQREVDPREAQQREVDQREAQQRKVDSREAQQREVDQREAQQKKVDPREAQQREVDPREAQQRKVDSREAQQREVDSREAQQRKVDPREAQQREVDQREAQQKKVDPIDAPIGTPSHQTHYKGLSKKKENKIRKILKVNELMTTLKCKHCNNTDDIWLCLICSNIGCGRYQKSHAKIHSAKYNHHYCINLKTKKIWSYIQDSFIEEKLERQSEQREGARYIFNSDHSDYNNSVYYYADHYINDELHRNINGIQNGVLNNVQHSNEGLFNETIDFVVDTLYDYNSHIYYKIVDIFANDIYISDSLKNELLYILYSQLSYESNIYNNALIELQYKYLNNFEQKKKVVKNVNDKINEIKNQNKEMESFLRSIDKSIKAKNNEKMQIQEKIKFFRDLNSNIITQMKCQMGQAVGSTEQVGKTEGTIGQRRKERKGKEQKGKENNKGEDNDTKKIKRLDETITNLQAQVDNLLKDL